The following are from one region of the Anomaloglossus baeobatrachus isolate aAnoBae1 chromosome 1, aAnoBae1.hap1, whole genome shotgun sequence genome:
- the FZD10 gene encoding frizzled-10 yields the protein MDITARLSRSSLLLLLGICLCSGISSIDTDRTGDGKCQAIEIPMCKDIGYNMTRMPNLMGHENQREAAIQLHEFAPLVEYGCHSHLKFFLCSLYAPMCTEQVSTPIPACRVMCEQARLKCSPIMEQFNFKWPDSLDCSKLPNKNDPNYLCMEAPNNGSDEAPRGSSMLPPIFRPQRPSNGVDPPPKDVPSRTTCENSGKFHHVEKSASCAPLCISGVDVYWSKDDKKFAFIWIAIWSILCFFSSAFTVLTFLIDPQRFKYPERPIIFLSMCYCVYSIGYIIRLFAGADSIACDRDSGQLYVIQEGLESTGCTIVFLILYYFGMASSLWWVILTLTWFLAAGKKWGHEAIEANSSYFHLAAWAIPAVKTIMILVMRRVAGDELTGVCYVGSMDVNALTGFVLIPLACYLIIGTSFILSGFVALFHIRRVMKTGGENTDKLEKLMVRIGVFSVLYTVPATCVIACYFYERLNMDYWKILATQDKCKFNSQTNLLDCTMTNSIPAVEIFMVKIFMLLVVGITSGMWIWTSKTLQSWQSVFSKRLKKRSRRKPASVITSTGIYKKTQQPQKLHHGKYESALQPPTCV from the coding sequence ATGGATATCACAGCTCGGCTCTCCCGAtcttctctgctgctgctgcttggaataTGCCTCTGCTCAGGGATTAGCTCCATCGACACAGACCGGACTGGTGATGGCAAGTGTCAAGCTATAGAGATCCCTATGTGCAAGGACATCGGCTACAACATGACCAGGATGCCCAACCTGATGGGGCATGAGAACCAGAGGGAGGCAGCCATCCAGCTCCATGAGTTTGCTCCCCTGGTAGAGTACGGCTGTCACAGCCACCTGAAGTTCTTCCTGTGCTCTCTGTATGCTCCTATGTGCACCGAGCAGGTGTCCACCCCAATCCCAGCCTGTAGGGTCATGTGTGAGCAGGCAAGACTCAAGTGCTCCCCGATCATGGAACAATTTAACTTCAAGTGGCCAGACTCTCTGGATTGTAGCAAACTCCCAAACAAAAACGACCCAAACTACCTGTGTATGGAGGCCCCCAACAATGGATCTGATGAAGCCCCCAGAGGATCTAGCATGCTGCCTCCAATATTCAGGCCACAGAGACCCAGCAATGGTGTGGACCCTCCGCCTAAAGATGTTCCAAGCAGAACAACTTGTGAGAACTCAGGAAAGTTCCACCATGTGGAGAAAAGTGCTTCTTGTGCTCCCCTATGCATCTCTGGAGTAGATGTCTACTGGAGCAAGGATGACAAGAAGTTTGCCTTTATCTGGATTGCTATTTGGTCTATCTTATGCTTCTTCTCCAGTGCTTTTACTGTGTTAACCTTTCTAATTGATCCTCAGCGCTTCAAGTATCCTGAGAGGCCTATTATATTTTTATCCATGTGCTACTGTGTGTATTCTATAGGTTACATCATCCGACTGTTTGCTGGAGCGGACAGTATAGCTTGTGATAGAGACAGTGGGCAACTGTATGTCATCCAGGAGGGTCTGGAGAGCACTGGCTGCACCATTGTGTTCCTCATCCTCTACTACTTTGGTATGGCCAGCTCCTTGTGGTGGGTGATTCTGACATTGACTTGGTTCTTGGCTGCAGGGAAAAAATGGGGACATGAAGCTATTGAGGCCAACAGTAGCTATTTCCATTTGGCTGCCTGGGCTATCCCAGCTGTGAAGACCATCATGATCTTGGTAATGAGAAGAGTAGCTGGTGATGAGCTCACAGGGGTTTGTTATGTTGGCAGCATGGATGTCAATGCTTTGACGGGCTTTGTGCTCATTCCCTTAGCTTGCTACCTCATCATTGGCACTTCTTTTATTCTCTCTGGATTTGTGGCTCTTTTCCACATTAGGAGAGTCATGAAAACCGGAGGAGAAAACACTGACAAGCTGGAAAAACTCATGGTCAGGATTGGGGTCTTTTCTGTCCTGTACACAGTCCCTGCCACTTGCGTCATCGCTTGCTATTTCTACGAGCGACTTAACATGGACTACTGGAAAATACTAGCCACGCAAGATAAGTGTAAATTTAACAGTCAGACTAACCTCCTGGATTGTACAATGACAAACTCTATTCCAGCTGTCGAGATTTTTATGGTAAAAATATTTATGTTACTAGTTGTGGGCATAACCAGCGGCATGTGGATATGGACTTCTAAGACCTTACAGTCGTGGCAAAGTGTTTTCAGCAAAAGGTTAAAGAAAAGGAGCAGGAGAAAACCTGCAAGTGTCATCACAAGTACCGGAATCTACAAAAAGACTCAGCAACCACAAAAACTTCACCATGGAAAGTATGAATCAGCCTTACAGCCCCCCACGTGTGTATGA